In Paramormyrops kingsleyae isolate MSU_618 chromosome 11, PKINGS_0.4, whole genome shotgun sequence, the genomic window aattttttcagtttaattaaaatggCATTACATTGCAGTAAAATATAACACAAACCTTTAGATCCTCCCATGTAATATAACAATACAATCACTATCATAGTACATGGTGTTTCTAATTTGcttatattgtgtgtgtgtgtgtgcgtgtgtgtgtgtgcatatgcgtgtgtgtgtgtgtgtgcatgtgcatgtgcgtgtgtgcatgtgcgtgtgtgtgtgcatgtgcgtgtgtgtgtgcgtgcgtgtgtgcgtgcatgtgtgccctgCATAGGACTGGTATCCCTCCAGCATGTttcctgtcttgtgcccattgctagctgggacaggctccaggcctgTGATCCAGTACTGGATAAGAAGTAATGCAAACTACAAAAAGAGCCAATTAACCAAATAGGCGTATATGATCAAGTGATTGAAAAATGACAAAGTATCATTGTAATTGTTGGGCATCTTTCAAGATCAAGTGCTTTCCTagtttattattcattttttattgtgttacttttTAAGAGGTAGCTGAACACTAAAAAGTTGACACAAAACTGGATGCAACCAAAAGAAGCCACTCCATAGGTCTGGTATAGAAATCCTCCAATTGTTGGTCCCATGGTGCGGAGCAAAGACTGCACAGAGGCACACATACCCAGCATTGTTCCTTGGGAGGACAGAAACGACACTTTAATTCTTGAAATTATCTGAATAAAAGGATAAAAGTGTACACCTGTAACCTACTAAGCAACTATTTAAATAACGCAATGTGATGTCTCACCTGTGTCTGAGGAAGGCACACTTTTGGTCAGAATACTGTCCGTGATGACATTAAACACACTGAGGGAGAGCATCATGGGAATGACTATGAAGCAGAAGTGCACCACACTGGTCATCAGGATCTTTAACACAGAACAATGGGCAGCATCTACTTATATTTGCCTGCTGACAAGACATCTGCACATAAGGTACTTCCCGTTTCCACAGATGGTACCAAGGTTCCAAGACCTACCGTGGATAGGCGAAACCACGAATAACAGCGAAACATGCACACAGCCcacatataatgtgattttCGTGCACATACATATGGTAAATTTCAATTGATAAATTACAAAAAGAGAAACATTACCAACATTacaaacagtaaaaataaactaCCTTGTactttattatacagtacagtggtacctcggttctcgaactcactagaactcgaatttcttgaaagtcaaaCAAACCAGTTCGACCTAGAattcgatctgaatatcagaagtcgaaccgtgaacgctgacctaatatatattgtacgcgccaggaaatgagtcatactacaatgcaattcttacttgaatgccttcttcacatactggacgattaaccaaataaagcagcgcaacattacagtaactaacaataaataaaccactaacttacgtgtactattagagcatttatgtaatttatttaaactttattttaccaggtaaattaaatgaaaaccagttctcactgctttacgtgatattcgggagaaatagcagattacacataggaactgcctgggatacaaacgtcatgcgcgtaactaaactcttcagccaataagggcaaaggtgtgtcgtcacggaggcggttccagtttgtgcagccgggtgagaggtcgcaatgcatctaaccgtaatccattgcgtcaggatcagaatgcgttgctttaagccagcgctgtaagcaagtcgaacgcacccaatgaccggaatggggaaacaaactgaaacgcggacttaatacagaggactaatgacaacaaccagaaacagctgatcacatggggatcccacacggggttaacgagggggcgtggcacacggaaggagcggacgatcggggcaggacaggggtaatgttgggataagatctttatcgttttggaagccattaagaaaaaaatgcacctTGTtttatcactttcattttttgtttaaatgctaaaaaaaaaaaaaaacatatttaggtgtaattttggggggccgggaaccagttaattggttttccattatttcttatgggaaaaattcgatcagaactttttaggattcgatccggagtctggaacagattaagttcgagaaccgaggtaccactgtatttctctATAATGAAAGGGATTTTGATGCTTTTGCTTACTTCTCAAGAGATGAGAGAAATGAAAAGATGTATCGAAGGATGAcagagcaatgaaaatcatgTTTTTTGCACCTCTCAAAGGATGAAGGAACAATGAAACAACAGGCTATCATTACACATTTTGCTATGAAAAATATTGCATCATGCACCTGTACATGACCTGTAATGGCAGGCTGGCGGACTTCACCATGTAAAGAGCCTGTCCTCGCTTGACACACGGTTTGAAACGTATGAACCATTTATTTCGGGAAttctccagttttttttttttcatacagCAGGAAACTGAAACCGCAAACACAGCGATCACACtgtatttgcatattttaaaagGGGAGTCTGATCATCTATCTGGCTCAAAAGACCGAATAGCTGTGGGTTTTATCAGAGGGGTGTGGTGGCAATTAGCCTGTTTACAGATGTGACAACTTATCACAAGAACATTCACTGAAAGTGTGTAATTTTATACTGAATGATTGCTGAGCAAGATAAGGCAATTAAATACTATCACATTCAAAGTCAGAGGTTTGGCAGAGCCTTCGACTGATGAAAAAAATCAACCAATGACAAAAATTCACATTGAGACAGTTCTCTAAAGTCATGGATGGACTGCAGTTTGCAGCATTTCActttcacatttcattgtttcaCTATGCAATAGTCATGGAAAACAAGACCTTACCTGCATTAAGCCCACTAGGCTAGTCAGACCAACGGAGAACAGAAGCAACAAGTTTTCAGAGAACTTGGACGTCAGCCTTTCAATCACACCGCCCTGTATCACCTAGCAGAGTGAAGATGCAGAGGCTAATTAAACAGAAATTCATACGCTTTCAGTTTCTTGACTGAATTCGCACCTTTGTTGCTTTCTTattttatatgtacatatgaaaataaaaaggaaGAAACTGATGACTaaacaggtaaacaggatgtaATCGGCCAAAGTAGTAGGGGCTGGAATATTTGCTCAATGACACATCAACCTCCAGAAATGGATGTGTGCTGGAGATTGAAGGCTGGTTGCAGTTTATACACCGGAATGGTTTTTAATGTCTTATCAGAGAGATAAAACTTAGTCATGCTACCTCTCATGATCTGGAAGGTGCTCTGCCCCAAgcttagattagattagattagattagattagattatattagactttattaatcccacaatggggaaattctttgagaaatATTGAATAATATTACTAGTCAACTAGGTTTTTGTTGTATAAGAAATCAAAGCTTTGAGACCATTGTGCATTACATCTAACATAAGACTGAAACATTACCCTAGACATAAACTAAGATGCACACACTCACTGCAATGTACATTCATAATGAAGTTATAAGCACATCTGTGGTTATGATCAGTATAGTCCATTGTCAAGGAAGGTGTTCAGGAACCTATGGGTCCAAGGCAGGGAACATCTCAGGATGGTGccccaacccatcacaggtCACACCAACAGACAATCTGGTAACTctaatcagcctcagcatgtttttggactgtggggggaaactaaAACTGCTGGAGGTAACCCCTTCACGACagagggagaacatgtaaactccacacccaTGGAACCCagacagagactcaaacccaggtctcaaaggtgtgaggcaacagtgctaaccactgcaccaccacggCACCCCCATTGCCCATATATGTACATACTATCTCCTTCATATTATCACATTTAAAAATCAGGTTAGATATTTCCAGTAAATTATGCATGCTAGAACAACTGCTAAAAGCAGGGATGTATAGCACtgagtaaaacaaaaatgtttaagTGCAGTAGAGTTaagaaaaatttaaatgtacatAGCTATAACTATAAAGATCTTTTGTTATAAAGAATCAAACCTGTCTATATTGACTAAGCCATATGCGTCATTGACTTAGGTAGCAGAGTTCCTTGGTAATAAATGTCTTCAGAGACTTTTCAATACTGTAATTATTGCATTTATACACCCGACTCACTGGTGTGgaacaaaaataatatttcaaGCTGCTGAAAAAACATGGACCACTTGAGCAATACCAGGAAGCAGTTTTCAGGCTTGAAGATTTCCACCTTCTTGGCACTGGTTTAAATAAGGAAGACTGACAACTCTGATGTCATGCCAGAATGTTAGCCAGGATTTTAGCGGAAATCTGATCGTGCAGCCAAAGACGACCCGCAGTAAAGCACTTGTGGGATTGAGGTGAGATACACGggcagaacagaagcaggaagtATTGCTGCCAAAAATCAGAATGTTATATTGAGATAAATCGACATAAAGGAAACTCAAGGCCTGGGAAAACAGAAACAATACCTCAAAACAAGCATGATCAACCTGTAGGAAAAGAAGAAGGCTGTTTGTGCACCCCTCCCTCTAAAGCCCAGCTCACTATACCTTTATTCACACCCAACGGTATATGGAATTCCAGTTATTAATGCTTCGATTAGTAACTATGCTGGCCATTACCAAGTGATCCAGAGCTATGTAAAGCCAACAGGCTCACAATATGTACAAATACAGGCACCCACCTACTTATCAAAGCTCCATGCTGTGGGACAGTCGATGTCAGAGAGTTCACAGCATATGTCCCAGGGCTCAAACGTGTTTAGGCTGCTCTTACCATTTGTATGATTCCAATGTAGGCCATGAGGTACCCAGTCTGCTCAGCCTGAAGCTGAAAGAAGTCCATGGCGATTATAGAGAACATGACCTGGAACACACCTGAGAGACAGGTTTAGGCATAAGAAAGGTGTCGACATTTTGGCTGCTATTTTGGTCTCTGAGATTTATTATCCTCACCGCCAGGCAGACCCGAAATGATCTTTACAGTGAAGATCTTTGCCACACCAGGGAAATTCACTAGCCTGGCAATCTTTGCGAGGTTGAACACCGACCCAGCTACTCCCCTTTCTGAAGGTCAAGAAGAGTTAGTGCTTTTATTTATCATAGCAAATGCATCCTCGGACAGTTAAGTTCTACCCTGCAAAGCACAGCCAACAGTACAGCACTGTGCACTTATTGGAATGAACCGCTTACCTGAAGAATCGTCCTTCTCAACAGTCTGCTTTTTGGTATGTTTGGGGATGAACTTCAAAACTAGGACCAAGCTGAAAAGACTTCCAGCAGCTGCCACACAAGCTGCGAATGTCTCCCTGAAAGGCAAAACCAGATGGATCAACACATGTTCTTCAGCTAGAGTGTGCTTATTAATATCATTCTCCATTGTGGagacatccatccatattcacTTCAGAACAGGGCCACGGTGATTCTGAAAACCTATATACAGGACCATCCAGCTATGAAAATATGTCTTTACTGTTCAAAAGCTTGATCAtactaaaactaaataaacataGGAGTTTCTATGATAAGCACTCTGCTAGTACAAAAATAAACTTAGGATATTtgcatataaaaaataattagatGGAAAAATACATAGTTCCCACATGGATGCAGGTTGTGGAGAGATCGCCACTCCCAGCACATATGCCAGGACTCGCCAAAGGAAGCCTGCAGCCTCCTGAACCAAGGGTGTCAATCCTGAGGTGGGCTGCAGCTTCACAAGGTTCACAGAACACTGACAAAACCTTTATAGAAAGAAAATGAGTACACCTACACAAGGCCTCCATAGTTCCTATGCCATAAACAATCAGAATGAGTTAAGGGCAACTACAAGGGCCTTATAAGGAGTGAGCTAAGGACAGCTACGAGGGCCCCTATGAGGAGCGAGCTAAGGACAGCCACGAGGGCCCTATGCGGAGTGATCTAAGGACAGCCACAAGGGCCCTATGCGGAGTGAGCTAAGGACAGGGCTTCTACGACTAGCCAGGTAAGGGCAGCTAGAAGGGATCCTAAGGGATCCTAAGAGGAGCGAGCTAAGGACAGCTACATGGGCCTCCCATCGACGCTCACAGACAAGAGTAATGGTCGCACATGACAAAAACACAGCAAGTACACGTCTAGAAAAGCTGTCAGTAACAGGCTCATCTTAGAACCACAAGGACACACATGTAACAGAAAGCTGTATGCTATATGTTAGCTGGAAGCTTCATAACCCCACATCACAGTAACACCGAGAAGCCAGAGACAATTGCTGTGGAAAAGTTCAGACTGCGGCTGTTTTGGGAAAGAGGGGAAGTAGACAACCCCCACCTTAATTATGAGGCCCAAGAGCGAGCAAGTGAGAAGGTGAATGATTCAGAAGTGAGTCACAAGAGCTGCCCCCAAAAGCTGCCAGCTGATGTAATGTAGACAAAACTCCCAGAAAAACAAGTGGGCAGGATCGACCCCTCATCAGCCACCCCACCTTACTCCGGGTCTGATTAGAACCACAGgctgcatgtatgtatgtgcaagATTTTGTAGGTTACAGTATGTGGGCTGGAAGACACCTTTTCCTTCTGGGGATGAATGAGCGTTTGAATTGCatttgtcatgtgactgttCACACACATTATTATAGGTTTACAAATCTGAAGTGCGAAGAGATATCGTTGCTGCTTGTAGGCATACATAAAGGGTGTATGTTATTTAGTTAGAAACCACCTTTCCACCTGGcatattctaacatagcatttAGTCTTTTTTCTTCACCGTTCAATtagcacaaacaaaaaatatggCAAACCAGTCTTGCCAGGAATCACCCTGCCAACTGATTAGTTTCTCTTCCATAATAAGGGGTTTCTAGTTCAGAAATACCCAAAGCTACGCACATTGCAACATCACAGAGACATAAAGACATCCTCATAACTTTATAAAGTAGACAAAAGTGAGACTAATATTCTGGGAAAAAACCTTTCATGACTGCTAACAAGTAGCTGGTAACAATGATCCAGGCAGGCTTCAATTATAAAAACCAGTGTGGACAGGTTCATTTGCAAGAAATGCCTAAAGGTGTCAATAGGTTAAACTTAAACTTtaatacaggccaggaaaaGCGGTGTAAATGAGGGTTAGCAAAGAGATCAGGAACAGTCAACTCAGCCTAAACATGCCCCTAAATCCAAGTAATATtcaaataatataatttattttataaaggaGTCATTTACATTTGAGCCTGCaaattcttttgtttttcatttacattGAACATATTTTTGTCCAACGTGATGAACAAAAAAAGTAAGTCAAATAGCACATTACTACGGAGCCCCGGAAGGGACATGGAGGAAAAAATGgtggttggaaaaaaaaaagcatttatttattaataattgcagtGTCCATTCACCGCCAGTGAATGTATGCAAGAGATTTGGGCTTGTAATTTTTTACCATGTAATTTtcatattatgtgttttttacaagcatttattaattaatatttgcGTTGTGTCCATTCACCGCCAGTGACTTTAAGGAAAACAGATGGGCTATTGAACGTGAAgtgcacacatacagacactgaaatatattaaaaagattgaaagatattacagccgGAAAACTGCACACGCAGCTAATGTTACAGCGGTGTTGGAGTTCAGCTTTAAACTCGAATCCactttctggaatatttcagtATAGGTCTGTATTTCCATACATACATCATCATACACGAATACCAGAGAGGTACTGTATACCTGAAAGTGGTTTTGGGTTTAAACCTTAACTCTGGCACTGTGGTAAAGGTAGCTTTGTTCAGTTTTCTGGTTATAATATCTTTCAACAAAAGCAAGCAACACCCTGTCAGGGTCAACTCCTGTTGTCCCAGTCTGTGTCCTTTTCCCCATTGTCCTAGTCTGTAGTGttttccctgctccctgccagctGCATGGCTCAATGAGCTGAGCATGCCGCTACCTGTTAATCCCTCTgttgtgtgttcaaatcccaccccctctgtttttggattttgttccctagtatttcatttgtatgagttttctatttcctgtgtcttgtgatttgtacttggttttgtttcttgtgcccttgcttgtgtctttacctgtctgtaattccccagtgttagattctgtttccctgtttcttggttagttcttagcttccctgtttagttcctttcagttcattagtttcacctgtgaccTGTTTTCCCAACCTTGTTCATTAATCTCAGCTTCCCCTTGTTAGTCTTGTTACCCTTCTGTATTTAGGTCCCTGCCTCTGTTTAGTTCACCAGTGGTTCCGGGGCTCCTTACACATTTGGACAAATAAGCATGAATATcccctcctgagacccaaggaaaaaaagtgtccttcaattataggttatttgtctttggaggaaataagacatcttacaattgagattttttcaaatttatttttatttttaatttcacagcatgtcctctttagtgtacagcaggaataaatatgtttccttacatcagagaaaagatagatgcaaaaacaaaatgaatgggtagggtctcaggaggagaTCAACATCATGCAATATGGTAACagacaaaagactgaaaatgAAATTTGTAAATAGACCTCCTGGATCTTTTTTCACAAACCAGCACATGGCAGTGGTCACTACACATGCCACTAATTCGTGCTGCAGGGACTACCTGGAGGTCCCTACTGAAGTTCTCCTGTCTGTGGTTTATTTACGCACTCCACCTTGTTCTTAACCTTTGTTAAAATACGCAGGTTAAACACGTCAAAACAAGTCTATAGGACAACTTCACTGTGCCATAAAGTGCTCACTGCTGGTCATTTTTCACGATGACATTCCCACAACAGAACAATACATTTCTAATAGCTgcaaaatgtacttttttttaaattaaattcgTCATGTCACAAACGACTTTCTCTGGCAAAAAAGTAGTTCAGTAGGTAGCGCTGTTGGGCTGAATCCTGtttcgctgtgtgtgtgtagtttgcatgttctccatctTTTGGTGAGGATTTCCTCTGCACACTCCAGTTTCCATTCAGCTAGGCTAATTTGCATCTATAACTGCTCAGAGAGTATGAGTTTATACATGTATGTGTGCTGGCATTCTATCCAAGAATAAACCCAGTCTTCTGCTTCCTGGGGCACGGCCCCCATAATCCTGACCAACataagcagatggatggatagtccTTTTCAGTAACTGTTTGatatgaaacacacacatacagggcCTTACAACAGTATTCAGACCATTTAGTAAATCactttattatttatgtgaTATTTTAAATCAAACAATAATAGTCAAAATGAGTTATTTCAAGCTTTACAGCACAAATGATCTAAAATGACTGAAATGTGCTGTTTACATAACTATAGGAAGTCATCTTTGGTAACAATTACATCTTCGACTCTTTCTGGGTAACTCCACTACTGTAAGCATAATTACAATACTTCAGATACTGAGCTCAACTCAAACAGCTGCTTACATTCTAACTCACAAAGCACAAATCTATAAAATCCTGCTGACAGTTGCTAGACAGCACTTTCCTTAATCTTGGCTTTTCTGCTCATAAGCAATAACAATAAAAGATGCTGCCAGATCTGCAAAATGGTCATCGGATATCCGAGTTCGCACCAGTAGACACCTGACAGGAGCTATTTACACagatacatgtatgtgtgtgaagaGTACAGAGGTACATTCAGAACAGCCAGCAGCCCACGATTGGCTGAAACAGCTGAGGTGTTCAGATTGACCCTGAGAGCACCTGAGTATAAAAGGCTTCAACGGGGAGATAAGGAGGAATGAGTAAGGGATTGCGCAGGCTTTCCTGCTGATTACGGTGGAAAACCCCATGGCTCTGCCTGAACAAGTCTCACGTGCAGAGAGCTTTAAACGGGCTGTGACACCAAGCCGGTGCAGGAGTGAACAAGGCACTCCCTCTTGACTGGGCCGCGCCCCAGTGGTGTGTGCAACTCTACTGGAGGGCGTCCATCTTCCGTGGGTGTGATGCAAAACCCAACAACCAGGATCCCATCAGGAATTAACCTGAATGGTGTGATCAAATTTTCACAGATGCTCaagaatacagaaaaaaaaattattttgttcaTGCACCCGAATAGCTCCTTCCTTGCTGTATTTTAAAGTGACAGTACAAATTGACTTATTTGTTCTTGAATATTTCCAAACAGTTGTGCTGAAAGAGCCACTGCTTTCAGCTCCACATATACATTAGATTGATGATAAAGATTCAATTAGCAAACACTTTAAAGCAACGCATACTTGAGATAGCAGGGCcagtcagtccctggaacaattaGGGTCGTGTTCCCCGTGGTGAAGTCACTCTGCAAACCATGGGGCCACACACCACAGGAACATACATACATAGTGTAGGTGGATATCTCACTACCAGCACCTAGAAAAAGAAacgtttgctaaataaatggataaaaaaaCTAAAGAAGGGTTTTAGCTTTTCATTGGAAGATGTGTGCCATGGCTTGCCTCTGACTGCCAAAAGGTTCTCCTGAGAATGACTCGTGTGTGCAaatttcaaacagaaaaaacatgACTAAGTATTTTGATATATATCAGTCCTGCTCAGTACAGATCATGTGACAttaaacagataaaaaaaaaactgcacttAATGTCTTCAGAAATAGCTGTacgtatactgtatattattgcAATGATCCTTAACACGTAAAAAGCAGTAAAAGAGGTAATACAAAAAACTGTGGGTTTCTTTCAGATAAAGTAGGAAAAGAAAGCATTCTACTAAAAAATTTCACTGCAGACAAGAATATGCGCTACAGCTAACAATACAGTAGAGTTCACCAACTTCTGATATCTAAGatcaggggcattgctagagattttgggccccatgaaagcatatcatattaggccccccagtccaaaccaatccagttattttcctaattttgtagggcccctgtcactcaggggctcTTGGAAttgtcctagctttcctcccccttacggcgcccctgtcTAAGATAATACATCCCTCTAAAGGGAAAGTGGAGTCAAACAGGTTGCCAGATTTCTCATGCTTTCACAAGCACAGCCAAAAGCTTTTTAATTTGTGGCTTTTTAAGGGTAGATAGTCATAGGTATTCCGCTATAAAAATACTTGAATTAGTTTTTCTAATTCAAGTAATTCAAGTGCACACAGTTGTAGCGGCTCGGTGCTCTCTTCCTCAGAGTTttgttttgtgtatgtgtgtgttgatCCTAGTTCGTTCCACACCCTGTTGGGCGAACAAATTCTACAACCGACACAATCTTCTTAAGATCGGTGCCTGCCGCGAGCAGAGTGTTACAGCAGAATTCCTTAACTCACACAGCACCCAACTCCCCGTGGATCACCATACCCGAAAGCCGTCGACGAAGGCGGCGTAGAGAGAGAAAGCAAAAGCGAGGCTGCTGGGCCGACGCACTGACTAGCCCTAACGCGCCGTTGTTGTTCGGCTCCGCCCACGACCAGGACCACTCGGCTCGGCCCTAGCTCCGCCTCCCCGTCTGGACCCCGCCCACGATTCCCCGCAAGACTGgccgtcacttccgtccggcggaagtgaaaagccggacagaaAGAACCTTCTGGAGCTCTGCTCATATCTTGGATTGTCTTTGGTTTGCTTATTGGtttgattattgtgtatgacggttttggtttctcggattacgatttctcgctttgccctttctctgtacttctgccctaGTTTGTTTGGTTTCTGGTTTTCAatctttcgcccggtttttgtTTACGACTTTGCGCGCCCCTTGGACTCTGACGCTTTACTctgtgtatgtgctgtgtgtgtgtctggtgcgtagggagtgATTGCCGTTTTGTTTGAAAGACTCTGTGTATACTGTGGTTTGGTTAGGGAGTAAGGTGTAGGACTTGTTGTTACGGTGTTCTTTGTTTTTACTAGTTCAGTTACATTTGGGTTTTGTTCGTTCGTTTTTCTCGCCAACGCCAGATCCATTGTCAACAAGTTAGATGAACTGAGGCTACAGGTTGCATCGAACCACATGATCAAGGACAGCTGCCTGTTTATGTTCACAGAAACCTGGCTTCATTCATGCACAACGGACTCGGCTATCCAGCTAACAGGCTACACATCGCGGCGCTATGATAGAGCTTCAGCCTCCGGTAAGAGCAGAGGcgggggtgtctgtgtgtgtacattaaCAACAACTGGTGCACGAATGCAGAGATAGTGGACAGTCATTGCTCCGCGGATTTGGAGTACATGACCGTGAAATGCAGACCCATCTACTTACTGCGGGAGTTTAATGTGGTAATGATCACCGTGGTTTACATACCACCACCTGCTAATGCTAACTCGGCTCTGAGACATTTATACAGTAGCATTAGCAGCCAACAGAGCCGGTATCCTGACACAGAGTCCTTTATCGCAAGGGTGctgatgaagtgctttgagagacCAATTTGCTTACAGGGCGAATAGGTCTACTGAGGACGCTGTCGCTGTTGCTCTCCATGCTACCCTGTCCCATCTGGAGCTCCAGGGGAGCTATGTACATTATGT contains:
- the slc67a1 gene encoding solute carrier family 22 member 18, with the translated sequence MSDPKPHSKTNTPDSESAKKLNRVLCVTYLIATLDITWLFVQFSITPYLAKRLGFDTLWFGYLQTMVGVIQLLGGPIFGRFADLFGARTALALSSLASVVYFILLAVANSVPMLFLHKLPAIFMHALPGTQMVVADLTEPEKRAAALAKLGLCFGFGMITGSSLGGTLSTHYGETFAACVAAAGSLFSLVLVLKFIPKHTKKQTVEKDDSSERGVAGSVFNLAKIARLVNFPGVAKIFTVKIISGLPGGVFQVMFSIIAMDFFQLQAEQTGYLMAYIGIIQMVIQGGVIERLTSKFSENLLLLFSVGLTSLVGLMQILMTSVVHFCFIVIPMMLSLSVFNVITDSILTKSVPSSDTGTMLGMCASVQSLLRTMGPTIGGFLYQTYGVASFGCIQFCVNFLVFSYLLKSNTIKNE